From the genome of Fusarium oxysporum f. sp. lycopersici 4287 chromosome 3, whole genome shotgun sequence, one region includes:
- a CDS encoding histone acetyltransferase, giving the protein MSCNNRNDFVPSLPAQEGLGKGPIPLPEKPAVIEERNGEIEFRVVNNDGDRESLIVLSGLKCVFQKQLPEMPKSYIARLVYDRAHISIAIVRKPLAVVGGITYRSFKHRKFAEIVFCAVLSDEQAKGYGAHLMSHLKDYIKASSNMMHLLTYADNSAIPYFKKQGFTKEITLDDSIWKGCIKDYEGGTLMQCSMLPRVRYLEVGRMLLKQKKCVRAKIQAFSKSHVIHQPPEQWENGLTPIDPLSIDAIRASGWSPGMDELARQSHHGPNYKQLLHLLNDLQDHQSSWPFRQPVSEDDVADYYEVIKEPMDLSTMEARLEAEQYMTPEDFIKDARLIFDNCRQFNGENSLYVKCANKLEKYMWRQIRKISEWSHLE; this is encoded by the exons ATGAGCTGCAACAATCGCAATGACTTTGTGCCCTCGCTTCCGGCACAGGAGGGACTTGGGAAGGGGCCCATTCCACTTCCTGAGAAG CCCGCAGTTATTGAAGAACGTAACGGCGAGATAGAATTTCGTGTCGTCAACAATGATGGTGACCGGGAGAGTCTTATCGTCCTGAGTGGGCTGAAATGcgtcttccagaagcagcTACCGGAAATGCCTAAGAGCTACATCGCGCGCCTCGTCTACGATAGAGCTCACATATCCATTGCCATTGTGAGGAAGCCGTTAGCAGTAGTAGGTGGTATCACATACCGGTCGTTCAAGCACCGCAAGTTCGCCGAGATTGTCTTCTGCGCCGTCTTATCAGACGAACAGGCCAAGGGCTACGGGGCTCACCTCATGTCGCATCTGAAGGACTACATTAAGGCATCATCAAATATGATGCATCTCCTGACCTATGCCGACAACTCGGCCATCCCCTATTTCAAGAAACAAGGGTTTACAAAGGAGATCACTTTGGATGACTCAATTTGGAAGGGGTGTATAAAAGACTATGAGGGCGGAACTCTTATGCAGTGCTCTATGCTCCCAAGGGTTCGCTACCTAGAGGTAGGCCGCATGCTcctcaagcagaagaaatgcGTCCGTGCCAAAATACAAGCCTTTAGTAAGAGCCACGTGATCCATCAACCTCCGGAACAGTGGGAGAACGGCCTTACTCCGATTGATCCCCTATCCATCGACGCAATCCGGGCGTCAGGTTGGTCACCTGGTATGGACGAGCTGGCTAGGCAATCCCACCACGGCCCGAATTACAAGCAGCTGTTACATCTCTTAAATGACCTCCAGGACCATCAATCATCGTGGCCATTCCGGCAGCCTGTCAGCGAGGACGATGTCGCCGACTATTACGAAGTCATCAAGGAACCAATGGACCTAAGTACTATGGAGGCCAGGCTGGAAGCGGAACAATACATGACACCTGAGGATTTTATTAAAGACGCCAGGCTCATCTTTGACAACTGTCGACAATTCAATGGTGAGAATTCGCTCTATGTGAAGTGTGCCAACAAGTTAGAGAAGTACATGTGGCGGCAGATCCGCAAGATCTCCGAGTGGTCGCATTTGGAGTAG